One Clostridia bacterium DNA segment encodes these proteins:
- a CDS encoding DNA translocase FtsK, with protein MAGLVLGPDHPWLAHRLGFAGKVLEEALRSLAGRGRFGIPLLLSLLAVKVMRERESLRFSGRDWGLVIGYLVLLTGLHLPWAQDNPMIPGQEGQGGGTLGAVLVLMLVKAFGQLGTYMVLAALGLVSFLLVTDLSLVEGAGAVGRRVRSVGPRLRTRLEQFLFEEEKGEGEAEEPSRSRSSGQEPPQTGQRARVKGRPGAPPVRTVEAPPVEPAAEDREEETPLVVRAEPTVRPEPQEELPEAEDEPFLLPPLSLLRRASKARNLPLSKEIYEKAQLLEQTLENFGVSVKVTQISCGPTVTRYEVQPAPGVKVSRIISLGDDIALSLAAGGVRIEAPIPGKAAIGIEVPNREVAVVHLREVLESQEFQQSTSKLTIALGKDIAGRPVVADLAKMPHLLIAGATGSGKSVCLNGLICSLLYKARPTELKFMLIDPKMVELTGYNGIPHLLTSVVTDAKKAAAALRWMTTEMDNRYARFAAAGVRDLRRYNRAQRLTGRKPLSYIVVIIDELAELMMVAPAEVEDSICRLAQKARAAGIHLVVATQRPSVDVITGLIKANIPSRIAFAVSSQTDSRTILDLGGAEKLIGRGDMLFFPVGAVKPIRVQGAYVSDREVQNVVNFLRQQTLPEVTEEIVLPETPETGRPEEEDELLPQAVRVLLESGQASISMLQRRLRIGYARAARLIDIMEARGMVSGQDGAKPRSLLIGWDDYYRMFGKAQG; from the coding sequence ATGGCCGGCCTGGTACTGGGCCCGGACCATCCCTGGCTGGCCCACCGCTTGGGCTTTGCCGGGAAAGTTTTGGAGGAAGCGCTCAGGAGCCTCGCGGGCCGAGGACGCTTCGGCATCCCCTTGCTGTTAAGCCTGCTGGCCGTGAAGGTCATGCGCGAACGGGAGTCGCTGCGTTTCTCCGGCCGGGATTGGGGATTGGTGATCGGTTACCTGGTGCTTCTTACCGGCTTGCATCTCCCCTGGGCGCAGGACAACCCCATGATCCCGGGCCAGGAAGGCCAGGGAGGCGGAACCTTGGGGGCGGTGCTGGTGTTGATGTTGGTCAAGGCGTTCGGTCAATTGGGCACCTATATGGTGCTGGCCGCTTTAGGATTGGTCTCCTTTCTCCTGGTCACGGATCTCTCCCTGGTGGAGGGGGCCGGCGCGGTGGGGCGCCGGGTAAGGAGCGTCGGTCCGCGTCTGCGTACGCGGCTGGAGCAGTTCCTGTTCGAGGAGGAAAAGGGAGAGGGCGAGGCAGAGGAACCCTCTCGCTCGAGATCTTCCGGGCAGGAACCCCCACAGACCGGGCAGCGGGCCAGGGTGAAGGGCAGGCCCGGCGCTCCACCGGTCCGGACGGTCGAGGCGCCGCCGGTAGAGCCGGCGGCAGAGGATCGCGAGGAAGAAACCCCCTTGGTGGTACGGGCGGAACCGACGGTTAGGCCCGAACCGCAGGAGGAATTGCCGGAGGCCGAGGATGAACCCTTCCTGCTGCCGCCGCTCTCACTTCTGCGCCGGGCATCCAAGGCCCGAAACCTGCCCTTGAGCAAGGAAATATACGAGAAGGCGCAACTCCTGGAGCAGACGTTAGAAAATTTCGGGGTGAGCGTCAAAGTTACCCAGATAAGCTGCGGTCCCACGGTTACGCGCTACGAGGTTCAACCCGCGCCGGGGGTTAAGGTGAGCCGCATAATCAGCCTGGGGGACGACATTGCCCTGAGTCTGGCTGCCGGCGGTGTACGCATCGAGGCCCCGATTCCGGGCAAGGCGGCGATAGGGATTGAGGTTCCCAACCGGGAGGTCGCGGTAGTGCATCTCCGGGAAGTGTTGGAATCTCAGGAGTTCCAGCAGTCTACCTCCAAGCTCACCATTGCGCTGGGCAAGGACATCGCCGGCCGGCCGGTAGTGGCGGACCTGGCCAAGATGCCCCACCTGCTGATTGCCGGAGCCACCGGGTCGGGCAAGAGCGTGTGCCTGAACGGCCTGATCTGCAGCCTGCTGTACAAGGCCAGGCCCACGGAGCTGAAGTTCATGCTGATAGACCCCAAGATGGTCGAACTGACGGGTTACAACGGGATTCCGCATCTGCTTACCTCGGTAGTGACGGATGCCAAGAAAGCCGCCGCCGCCCTGCGCTGGATGACGACGGAAATGGACAACCGCTATGCCCGCTTTGCCGCCGCCGGGGTGCGCGATCTCCGGCGGTATAACCGGGCCCAGCGATTGACCGGTCGCAAGCCGCTGTCTTATATTGTGGTAATAATAGACGAGTTGGCCGAACTCATGATGGTCGCACCGGCCGAGGTGGAAGACTCTATCTGCCGCCTGGCCCAGAAGGCCCGGGCCGCCGGGATCCACCTGGTGGTGGCCACCCAGCGGCCCTCGGTGGACGTAATAACCGGGCTGATAAAGGCCAACATCCCCTCCCGCATTGCCTTCGCCGTTTCCTCTCAGACCGATTCCCGGACCATTCTGGACCTGGGAGGAGCGGAGAAACTCATCGGCCGGGGTGATATGCTCTTCTTCCCGGTGGGAGCGGTAAAACCCATACGGGTGCAGGGCGCCTACGTGTCCGACCGGGAGGTCCAGAACGTAGTGAACTTCCTGCGCCAGCAGACCCTTCCCGAGGTGACCGAGGAAATAGTCTTGCCCGAAACTCCGGAGACGGGTCGGCCGGAGGAGGAAGACGAACTCCTGCCCCAGGCGGTCAGGGTGCTTCTGGAAAGCGGCCAGGCTTCCATCTCCATGTTGCAGCGGCGGCTGCGCATAGGCTATGCCCGCGCTGCCCGGCTGATCGACATCATGGAAGCGCGGGGAATGGTGAGCGGGCAGGATGGAGCCAAGCCCCGCTCCCTGTTAATAGGCTGGGACGATTACTATCGCATGTTCGGGAAGGCTCAGGGATAA
- a CDS encoding glycine betaine ABC transporter substrate-binding protein, whose product MAISRSVKKGWWKVCALLVVLLISAAACSGGQQPVDEGKGGSQSKGKLVFGVTPWTSTIPPTYVAKHILEDLGYEVKLQDAEVGVVFAGLAKGDVDIFMDSWLPDMHREFMDQYGEKIDDVAVSYREGVLGWVVPAYSPANSIAELNQYKDRFGGKVYGIDAGAGMMKTSKAIIEAYGLDYELVDGSEQAMLTMLEDAYSNKRDIVILGWRPHWKFAKYDLKFLEDPKGFWKSSEVHVLVHKGLDQKAPEAYAFLKNWRIPIEDVEDMILRLELESADPTQLAADWVENNQEKVEAMLKDVK is encoded by the coding sequence ATGGCTATATCGCGGAGTGTGAAAAAAGGTTGGTGGAAGGTCTGCGCGCTCCTGGTGGTTTTGTTGATTTCCGCTGCTGCCTGCAGTGGGGGACAGCAGCCGGTCGACGAAGGAAAGGGTGGTTCGCAAAGCAAGGGCAAGCTGGTCTTTGGCGTTACTCCTTGGACCAGTACCATTCCACCCACTTATGTGGCCAAGCACATTCTGGAGGATTTGGGTTACGAGGTGAAGCTGCAGGATGCCGAGGTGGGCGTGGTTTTCGCCGGTTTAGCCAAGGGTGACGTTGACATTTTTATGGACTCCTGGCTCCCGGACATGCATCGGGAGTTTATGGATCAGTACGGAGAAAAGATCGATGACGTTGCCGTGAGCTATCGGGAAGGGGTCCTGGGTTGGGTGGTGCCTGCCTATTCGCCGGCCAATTCCATTGCCGAACTGAACCAATACAAGGACAGATTCGGAGGCAAGGTTTACGGTATCGACGCCGGTGCGGGCATGATGAAGACCTCGAAGGCGATTATCGAAGCCTACGGTCTGGATTACGAGTTGGTCGACGGCAGCGAGCAGGCCATGCTCACCATGCTGGAGGACGCCTACAGTAACAAACGTGACATCGTTATATTGGGCTGGCGGCCGCACTGGAAGTTTGCCAAGTACGACCTGAAGTTCCTGGAGGATCCCAAAGGCTTTTGGAAGAGTTCTGAGGTTCACGTCCTAGTGCACAAGGGGCTTGACCAGAAGGCTCCGGAGGCTTACGCCTTTCTCAAGAACTGGCGAATACCTATTGAGGATGTGGAAGATATGATCCTTAGACTAGAGCTGGAAAGCGCCGATCCGACGCAGCTTGCGGCCGATTGGGTAGAGAATAACCAGGAGAAGGTGGAGGCCATGCTGAAAGACGTAAAATAG
- a CDS encoding undecaprenyl-diphosphate phosphatase has product MNAGQALVLGLVQGLTEFLPISSSGHLVIFQEWLGVGTPGLLFEVMVHFGTLLAVVAAFWRDILDILRRPWHKMLVLILVGTVPAGLMGLLLEPVFSAAFESLFVVGAALLVTGLLLWWAGRRPPGRKGLATTSLLDALAVGFGQGLAITPGLSRSGTTIAFALLRGMERQMAFRYSFLLSIPAVLGANLWEARSLAGEVGGIGIPPTYWLAVGVAAISGYVAIRFLLAVLTHGRLYCFSYYCWLLGGAVLLSGAALA; this is encoded by the coding sequence GTGAACGCCGGTCAGGCGTTGGTGCTGGGGTTGGTGCAGGGTCTCACCGAGTTCTTGCCCATCAGCAGCTCGGGGCACCTGGTTATCTTCCAGGAGTGGTTGGGAGTGGGTACCCCGGGCCTTCTATTTGAGGTTATGGTACACTTCGGTACCCTGCTGGCCGTGGTAGCCGCCTTTTGGAGGGATATCCTCGATATCCTTCGCCGCCCCTGGCACAAGATGCTGGTCCTGATCCTGGTGGGTACGGTTCCTGCCGGCCTGATGGGGTTGCTGTTGGAGCCCGTATTCAGCGCCGCCTTCGAGTCGCTGTTCGTGGTGGGAGCGGCGCTTCTGGTTACCGGGCTGCTGCTCTGGTGGGCGGGACGGAGGCCTCCCGGCCGGAAAGGACTTGCCACCACCAGCCTTCTCGATGCTCTGGCCGTGGGCTTCGGGCAGGGTCTTGCCATTACCCCAGGGCTCTCCCGGTCGGGTACTACCATTGCCTTCGCGTTGCTTCGGGGGATGGAACGGCAGATGGCTTTCCGGTATTCGTTCCTGCTTTCCATTCCGGCGGTCCTGGGGGCCAACCTGTGGGAAGCCAGATCCCTGGCCGGAGAAGTAGGGGGTATAGGGATTCCCCCAACCTACTGGTTGGCGGTGGGGGTAGCGGCCATAAGCGGCTACGTAGCCATTCGTTTCCTGCTTGCGGTGCTAACCCACGGGCGTCTCTACTGTTTCTCATACTACTGCTGGCTTCTGGGTGGGGCGGTGCTGCTCTCCGGGGCGGCCCTGGCCTAG
- a CDS encoding proline/glycine betaine ABC transporter permease produces the protein MPYLSLHVADWVDKVVDWLVTKYDAAFDTLKAPLVTFMDALEAALQALPPEVILIGLALLAWYLAGKKVAVMSAAGLWVLYAMGLWRETMTTLALVLVATALAVGIGIPLGILTAQNHRVEQVVRPLLDFMQTMPSFVYLIPVLMLFGIGKVPAVFATLIFAMPPAVRLTSLGIRQVPTEVVEAAKAFGSSRWQLLAKVQFPIALPTVMTGVNQSIMLALSMAVISAMIGAGGLGGVVYAAISRVEVGKGFAGGIGIVVLALILDRVTQGIAGRSAVKKSSTAWG, from the coding sequence GTGCCGTATCTTAGTCTACACGTGGCCGATTGGGTAGACAAGGTCGTCGACTGGTTGGTGACCAAATACGACGCCGCCTTTGACACCTTAAAGGCGCCTTTGGTAACCTTCATGGACGCCCTGGAGGCGGCTCTGCAAGCCTTACCTCCGGAGGTGATTCTGATTGGCCTGGCCCTACTGGCCTGGTATCTGGCGGGCAAGAAAGTGGCCGTAATGAGCGCCGCTGGGCTCTGGGTGCTTTATGCCATGGGGTTATGGCGGGAAACCATGACCACCCTGGCTCTGGTATTGGTGGCCACGGCTCTTGCCGTGGGCATAGGTATTCCTTTGGGCATCCTGACGGCGCAAAACCACCGGGTCGAGCAGGTCGTACGGCCCCTTCTCGACTTCATGCAGACCATGCCCAGCTTCGTCTATTTGATTCCAGTGCTGATGCTTTTCGGGATCGGAAAAGTCCCGGCAGTGTTCGCCACCCTCATCTTCGCCATGCCTCCGGCTGTGCGCCTTACCAGTCTGGGTATCCGTCAGGTGCCGACCGAAGTGGTGGAGGCGGCCAAGGCCTTTGGGTCCAGCCGCTGGCAGCTTTTGGCCAAGGTCCAGTTCCCCATAGCCCTCCCCACGGTGATGACCGGGGTTAACCAGAGCATCATGCTCGCCCTTTCCATGGCCGTAATCTCGGCTATGATCGGTGCCGGCGGCCTGGGAGGGGTGGTCTATGCGGCCATCAGTCGTGTGGAGGTAGGCAAGGGATTCGCGGGTGGGATAGGCATTGTCGTACTGGCCCTCATTCTAGACCGGGTGACGCAGGGAATCGCCGGACGCAGTGCGGTCAAGAAGAGCTCGACGGCCTGGGGATAA
- a CDS encoding ATP-dependent Clp protease proteolytic subunit, producing the protein MPFCQSGPHQLGFRSLLAQPSTGEPASDPAATTRLPSLKELGQTGVADYQSNIFVLPIIGQIEGHMVMPPQNKTTKYEHVIPQLVAIEQNPAVEGLLVVLNTVGGDVEAGLAIAEMVASISKPKVSLVLGGGHSIGVPVATATDYSFIAETATMTIHPIRLTGLVIGVPQTFDYLDKMQDRVVRFVAEHSRISEAKFRELMFRSGELARDIGTVLVGRDAVEVGLIDQVGGLAQAVAKLQELIAARKAMH; encoded by the coding sequence ATGCCGTTTTGCCAGTCCGGTCCCCATCAGCTCGGCTTTCGTTCTCTCCTGGCCCAACCGTCAACCGGTGAGCCTGCTTCCGACCCTGCGGCCACTACCCGGCTCCCGAGTCTTAAGGAATTGGGACAAACCGGAGTAGCCGATTACCAGAGCAATATCTTTGTGCTCCCCATAATCGGCCAGATAGAGGGGCACATGGTAATGCCTCCCCAGAATAAGACCACTAAGTACGAACATGTGATCCCGCAACTGGTTGCCATTGAGCAAAACCCGGCGGTAGAAGGCCTGCTGGTGGTTCTCAACACCGTCGGGGGTGACGTGGAGGCGGGGCTGGCCATTGCCGAGATGGTGGCCAGCATTTCCAAGCCTAAGGTTTCCCTGGTCCTGGGCGGCGGGCACAGCATCGGCGTCCCCGTGGCCACGGCCACGGACTACTCCTTCATTGCCGAAACTGCCACCATGACCATTCACCCCATCAGGCTTACCGGGCTGGTGATCGGCGTACCCCAGACCTTTGACTACTTGGACAAGATGCAGGACCGGGTGGTGCGCTTCGTAGCCGAGCATTCCCGCATCAGCGAGGCCAAGTTCCGGGAGTTGATGTTCCGCTCCGGCGAGTTGGCCCGGGATATAGGGACGGTGCTGGTGGGCCGGGATGCGGTAGAGGTGGGGCTGATCGACCAGGTGGGCGGGCTTGCCCAGGCGGTGGCCAAGTTGCAGGAGTTGATCGCCGCACGCAAGGCCATGCACTAG
- a CDS encoding glycine betaine/L-proline ABC transporter ATP-binding protein translates to MAKIIVEQLTKVFGRNPERALQMLNEGHDPAEVFRSTGLAVAVWNASLCVEQGELFVIIGLSGSGKSTLIRCLNRLVEPTAGRIVIDGEDVTVMDGRQLRQFRQRRLGMVFQRFALFPHRTVLENVEFGLEIQGVDSRDRRERAMAMLELVGLSDWAQYKPDALSGGMQQRVGLARALASDPDILLMDEPFSALDPLIRRRMQDELLQLQQRLGKTIIFVTHDLDEALKLGDRVAIMRAGQIVQVSSPEEVLARPADEYVAEFTRDVNPIKVLKARNVMWPPDPLVFLKDGPRVALRQMQERGLSSAFVVDKNRRLKGLLTVDAALAAIRQGQDNLEDLVEADFPRAHPDTSLEELISTAVSSRYPIAVVNGDGVLQGIIARVAVLSALIGPQGGEERAVS, encoded by the coding sequence ATGGCGAAGATAATTGTTGAGCAGCTCACTAAGGTGTTCGGTCGCAACCCGGAACGGGCGCTACAAATGCTTAATGAGGGCCACGATCCGGCTGAGGTGTTTCGGAGCACCGGGCTGGCGGTGGCCGTGTGGAACGCTTCCCTGTGTGTGGAGCAGGGGGAACTGTTTGTTATCATAGGTCTTTCCGGTAGCGGCAAATCCACTCTGATACGCTGCCTCAACCGGCTGGTGGAACCGACCGCAGGCAGAATCGTGATCGACGGTGAGGACGTTACGGTCATGGATGGCCGTCAGTTGCGTCAGTTCCGGCAAAGAAGGCTGGGGATGGTGTTTCAGCGTTTTGCCTTGTTCCCCCACCGAACGGTTTTGGAAAACGTGGAGTTCGGGCTGGAGATCCAGGGCGTAGATTCCAGGGATAGAAGGGAGAGGGCCATGGCTATGCTCGAGCTCGTCGGGCTGTCCGACTGGGCTCAATACAAGCCGGACGCCCTCAGCGGTGGCATGCAGCAGCGGGTTGGCCTGGCCCGAGCTCTGGCCAGCGATCCGGACATTCTGCTCATGGATGAGCCCTTTAGCGCCCTCGATCCCCTTATCAGGCGGCGGATGCAAGATGAGCTCCTTCAGCTTCAGCAGCGGCTGGGCAAAACCATTATCTTCGTCACCCATGATCTCGACGAAGCCCTGAAACTCGGCGACCGCGTGGCCATTATGAGGGCGGGCCAGATAGTGCAGGTGAGCAGCCCGGAAGAGGTTCTGGCCAGGCCGGCAGACGAATACGTGGCGGAGTTTACTAGAGACGTTAATCCGATAAAGGTGCTTAAGGCGCGAAACGTGATGTGGCCGCCGGACCCTCTGGTGTTCCTCAAGGACGGACCACGGGTGGCCCTAAGACAAATGCAGGAACGAGGTCTTTCCAGCGCCTTTGTGGTGGATAAGAACCGGCGCCTAAAGGGTCTTCTGACGGTGGATGCCGCCTTAGCGGCCATCCGCCAGGGGCAGGATAACCTAGAAGATCTGGTAGAGGCTGATTTCCCCAGGGCCCACCCGGATACTTCACTGGAAGAACTGATTTCTACGGCAGTCAGCAGCCGGTACCCCATCGCCGTGGTCAACGGCGACGGGGTGTTGCAAGGCATCATAGCCCGCGTGGCCGTGCTGTCCGCGTTGATCGGACCTCAAGGAGGAGAGGAACGTGCCGTATCTTAG